In Tessaracoccus sp. MC1865, the DNA window GTCGCCGCCGGTCTCGCCGCCCACCTGGGCGTCAACGTGCGCATGGTGCGGTTGGCCTTCGTGATCGCCGCCCTGCTCTCCGGCCTGGGTCTGCTCGCCTACGGCGCCATGTGGGTGCTGCTGCCCAGCGGCAGGCTGGAGGAGGCCGCGGGCCTCGAGGCCGCCACCCGACGCGGCATGCGCCCCACGCTGCTGCCCGCCTCGCGCCCGGACCACGGTGTGCTGGTGGCCGGGGGCCTGGTGGTCGTCGGCCTGCTGTGGCTTTTCGTCTCGGGCGGTGTGGTCCCGACGGCGCTGTTCTGGCCGATGGTGATCGGTGGTGTGGGCATCATCGTGATCTGGCTGCAGGTCGACGAGCGCGTGGTCACCACCCGCAGCACCGACACGCGGTTGTGGGCCCGCGTCACCCGCGGCGGCGGCACGATGAGCATCGTGCGCCTGGTCGGCGGGCTGGTGCTCGTGGGCGCCGGAATCTCGTGGACGCTCGCCACGCAGATCGGCCTGGCCCAACTCCCAGGGGTGCTCGGCGCCTCCGCGCTGCTCCTGGCCGGCCTGTTCATTGTGGCGGCCCCGTGGCTGTACCAGCACCGCAACCGGGTGCGCCGTGCCGACGCGGAGCGCCACCGCGCCGAGGCGCGCGCCGACATGGCTGCGCACCTGCATGATTCCGTCCTCCAGACGCTTGCCCTCATCCAGCGCCAGGCGGACGATTCCGCCACCGTCGCCCAACTGGCCCGCCGTCAGGAGCGTGAACTGCGCACCTGGCTCTACGGCGAGACGGCCCGGGCCGCGTCGCTGCGTTCCGCCCTGCAGGAGATGGCCACCGACGTGGAGGGCCGGTTCCCCGTCGACGTCGAACTGGTCTGTGTGGGTGACGCCACCGTCGACGACAAGGTGGAGGCCCTCATCCTCGCCACCGGTGAAGCCGTCACGAATGCGGCCAAGCATTCGGGCGCGTCACGCGTCGACGTGTACGCCGAAGTGGACGATGGACAGATCGAGGTGTTCATTCGGGACCGTGGCAAGGGGTTCGATACCGAGCAATTGCCCGACGGACGCATGGGCGTGAGAGAATCGATCCGGGCTCGCATGGAACGTTACGGGGGTAGCGCGACGATCCGCTCGGAGCTCGGGGACGGCACTGAAGTGAAATTGGAGATGAGCGGATGAGTGAGGATCAGGCCCATGATGTGGCCGGGTTGCGGGTTGTCATAGTTGATGACCACGCGATGTTCCGGGCGGGCGTCAACCACGAGATCGGCCAGCACGTCACCATCGTGGGTGAGGGTGAGGATGTCGAGACCGCGGTGAAGGCAATCCTCGAGACCGAGCCCGACGTCGTGCTGCTCGACGTGCACCTCCCCGGTGGCGGTGGCGCCGAAGTGATCAAGCAGGTGCTGCCCACCAAGCCAGACGTGAAGTTCCTGGCGCTCTCGGTTTCCGACGCGGCGCAGGACGTGATCGGCGTCATCCGCGCCGGCGCCCGCGGCTACGTGACCAAGTCGATCAGCTCGGAGGAACTGATCGAGGGGATGGCGCGCGTGGCCGCCGGTGACGCGGTGTTCTCCCCGCGGCTGGCGGGCTTCGTGCTGGACGCCTTCAGCGGCGCCATCGACATCGCGCAGGTGGACGAGGAGCTGGACAAGCTGAGCGCCCGCGAGCGTGAGGTGATGAAGCTCATCGCCCGCGGCTACTCCTATAAGGAGGTCGCGAAGGAGCTGTTCATCTCGATCAAGACGGTGGAGACCCACGTGTCGTCGGTGCTGCGGAAGCTGCAGCTGTCGAACCGGCACCAGCTCACCAAGTGGGCCACCGACCGCCACCTGGTCTAGCCGCTCCCGCTGTTCAGCTGATCTTCGCCAACACCCGGCTTCGGGTGCCGGTGTAGACGAGTTCGTACTCGCCCACGCGAACGCTTTCGCCGTCGGCCAGCTTGGCCTTGACCGCCTTCTCGCCGTCAACGGAGGCCTTCACGATCACCTGTTCGCGCTTGCCGGCCGCCGACACGGCACCGGAGGGTCCTGTTCCCGGCTGCGGGGGAGTCAACGACACAGACCTTCCGGTGAGCAGCAGTTCCTGCACCAGTTGCCCGTCGCGCAGCACGGTGAGGGCTCCCTCGAGCTTGGGGCGGCTGAGGTAGAAGAGCGCCGTCAGGGCCAGGAGGACGAGCGCCGCGCCGCCGATGATCAGCGGGAGCGGGTCGAGTTCAGCCTGCTCAGTCTCGGCCGGAGGGGGTGCCAGTGGCGTGGGGGAGGGACTCGGCTGTGGCGTCTCTCCGGCGACTGCGTCTTCTGACGCGGCGGGCACCGGCTCGTCGACCAGCTGGAGCGGGGCGGCCGTCAGAGTCAGTTCCACGGGGGTCCGCAGCTCCGTGCGCACCACCTCGCTCCAGGAGCTGTCCGCCACGGCGGTGACGAGGAGGTCAGATTGGCTGCCGTCCCACTCGCCGACGGTCAAGGTCAACGGAAGGTCGACGGTTTGGCCGGGGGCCAGAACCACTTCGTCCGGCAGCCCTTCGACGGTGACCGGAACTGAGCCGGCAACTTCCGCAGCGAGGCCCGTGAGGTGGGTGGGAAGAAGGCTGTAGGTGGACGAGACCTGCAGCGTTGTGGCGTGCTTGCCGGAGCCCAGGGCCTTGGTGTCAGTGAATTTCGCCGTGAGGGCGCCAGTCTCCAGGTCGGGATCCAGCTTCTGCTTGGCCTGGAAGGTGAGCAGCTGCATGCGCAGGTCGCTCAGCACGTCGGCGAATTGTGCGACGGG includes these proteins:
- a CDS encoding response regulator transcription factor, giving the protein MSEDQAHDVAGLRVVIVDDHAMFRAGVNHEIGQHVTIVGEGEDVETAVKAILETEPDVVLLDVHLPGGGGAEVIKQVLPTKPDVKFLALSVSDAAQDVIGVIRAGARGYVTKSISSEELIEGMARVAAGDAVFSPRLAGFVLDAFSGAIDIAQVDEELDKLSAREREVMKLIARGYSYKEVAKELFISIKTVETHVSSVLRKLQLSNRHQLTKWATDRHLV
- a CDS encoding ATP-binding protein, with protein sequence MTQLPVVPNAPTRAPLQRRVESGVIAGVAAGLAAHLGVNVRMVRLAFVIAALLSGLGLLAYGAMWVLLPSGRLEEAAGLEAATRRGMRPTLLPASRPDHGVLVAGGLVVVGLLWLFVSGGVVPTALFWPMVIGGVGIIVIWLQVDERVVTTRSTDTRLWARVTRGGGTMSIVRLVGGLVLVGAGISWTLATQIGLAQLPGVLGASALLLAGLFIVAAPWLYQHRNRVRRADAERHRAEARADMAAHLHDSVLQTLALIQRQADDSATVAQLARRQERELRTWLYGETARAASLRSALQEMATDVEGRFPVDVELVCVGDATVDDKVEALILATGEAVTNAAKHSGASRVDVYAEVDDGQIEVFIRDRGKGFDTEQLPDGRMGVRESIRARMERYGGSATIRSELGDGTEVKLEMSG
- a CDS encoding VWA domain-containing protein, producing the protein MGAAFAAPPAATIDDVLEALQVRPQESDYVIVVDTSLSMRAEERYARVAEALGVTLTQLQPTDHVALITFDDGARVAYRGPRGDDPQAVLNELPAQPSGDQTDIGAGLELGLEELERPDAKPAGALVLITDGDLDTKLDSPFAEPTSAGWADLRARAAALSGRDIATYALSVGEETDAGLMTGVFPDTQEIPVAQFADVLSDLRMQLLTFQAKQKLDPDLETGALTAKFTDTKALGSGKHATTLQVSSTYSLLPTHLTGLAAEVAGSVPVTVEGLPDEVVLAPGQTVDLPLTLTVGEWDGSQSDLLVTAVADSSWSEVVRTELRTPVELTLTAAPLQLVDEPVPAASEDAVAGETPQPSPSPTPLAPPPAETEQAELDPLPLIIGGAALVLLALTALFYLSRPKLEGALTVLRDGQLVQELLLTGRSVSLTPPQPGTGPSGAVSAAGKREQVIVKASVDGEKAVKAKLADGESVRVGEYELVYTGTRSRVLAKIS